The genomic region GTTTCCCCGAGTAAGCCCGCAGGGCTGTAGCGAGGGGCGTTCCATTCAAACCGTTTAAAAAAGAAGATCATGGCGATCAGACGTCACATACCACCCACCGGCGCGCTCGGTTTTATCGAGCGGCTCGCCGAACAGCGCATTCGGGAAGCCCAGCGCAAAGGTGAATTTGAGAACCTCGCCGGCAAGGGCAAACCCTTAGACTTGGCCGACCACAGCACGCTGCCCGAAGATTTGCGCATGGCGTATCACGTTCTAAAAAACGCCAACGTTCTGCCGCCCGAGGCCGAGTTATTGAAAGACATCCACATCCTCGAAGATCTGCTCAAGCATGTCGAAGATGAAAGTGAGAAAAAATCCCTGGCAAAAAGTCTACAGGGGAAAGTGATCCGCCTCGATTTGATGAAGCGGCGCTCGATGGAATTAAGTTCTACCCGCGGCTGCAGCCGAAAAATAGTCGCTAAGCTATTAGGGAAATGACCTGCGACTCTCCCGCGGGCAGTGATTGAAGTGCGATGTAGGGGCGACCGGCGGTCGCCCTTCCCGCTCAATTCAGCGGCAAAAACAAATCCTCAATCGCCATCGGCTTCGCCATCAATCCCTGATCGAGCGAATAACCGACGAAGCGTTCGAGATTGGCGCGATTGTTTTCTAACCCGAAAGGCCAGGGATCTGGGCCTAAAAGCTTTTCTTCTTCCTCGAATGCTTGGCGGCCCCAGGCGAGCCAGGACCAGTTGGGATCGGCGTAGAACTCACGACAGATTTTTTTCGCTGCTGTGAATGCGTTGAACAAGCTCAGCGCTGCTTCAGGAGTTCTTTTCAGCACATCATCGCGGAACGCCACCACGTGCATGATCGGAAAGAAA from Deltaproteobacteria bacterium harbors:
- a CDS encoding DUF1992 domain-containing protein, whose protein sequence is MAIRRHIPPTGALGFIERLAEQRIREAQRKGEFENLAGKGKPLDLADHSTLPEDLRMAYHVLKNANVLPPEAELLKDIHILEDLLKHVEDESEKKSLAKSLQGKVIRLDLMKRRSMELSSTRGCSRKIVAKLLGK